AGTGGCTCTCCGGTTTTCGTGCCCGCGCCGACGGATGAGCAGACCGTACTGGGGATGCGGGGCGCGATCGACATTCTCGATCACGAGCGGGTCGCCGGGTGGATACGAGACGAGGATCGGCCCGAACGTGCCGTTGGAGTGACGGTTCTGCTCGACGGGCAGGAAGTCGCCTTTCTGAAAGCCAACAGCTTCCGCCGTGATCTTCGTGATCTGGGTTTGGGAAGCGGGCGCTATGGCTTCGAGTTTCTGTTTACGTTTCCGCCGGACCCGCTCACGGCGCATACTGTCGAAATCCACCCTGATACAGGTTCGCCTTTTCCTGAAGGTGCGAAAATCCTGCCAGCGGCAGAGGGTTTTTTCGATCAGGCCATGATGAATCTCGCCCATCGCGAAATTGGTGGGTTGCGCGATGTGGAGAAGATCCGGACGGCTGCTGATTTTCTGGCGTCCTGTCTGGAGACGCTCAGGAGGAAGGATGCGGAAGGCACGTTGGGATTGGGGTCCCGACGTGAAATCCGTCGTCTGCGCCGGCAGGAGGCCAATCGTACCGTCACGGTGCAGCGTCAGGTGCTGGTGATTGACGATCAGACCCCTGATGCGCGGCGTGATGCGGCCTCGGTGGCGCTGCTGTCGCACATGAAAGCCATGCAGGCGGCGGGGCTGAAAGTGTTCTTCACGCCAGGTCTCATTCCCGGCTGTCGTGAGGACGTTCTCGCTTTACTTGAAGAGCAGGGGATTACAGTTCTCAGGCCGCCCTTATGGGAGTCGGTCGAGGCCATTCTCAGACAGGCGGGCGAGGCGTTTGAGCTCATCTATCTGCATCGCCTCGGCAATGCGTCGGCCTATCTGGAACTGGCGCGACGTCTCTGTCCGATGGCGCGGATCATATGGTCCGTGGCGGATATCGACAGTCTCCGTCTACGGCGACAGGCGCAGGTCGAGCAGCGGCCTGAACTGACTCTTCTCGCCGCCCAGAGCGAAGCGCGAGAGCGTATGATCACATGGCGCGCCAATGTGGTGATCACCCATTCGGATGAGGAGACGGCGCGCATCAGGGAAGGCGTGCCATCCTGCGCCGCTGTCACCGTGCGTTGGGCGGTTCCTGTCGGAAAGACGATGTATCGTCCGGCGAAACGGGACAGGATCGTTTTTCTCGGCCATTTCGGTCACGCACCCAATCGGGATGCTGTCCGCTGGCTGGCTACGGAGATTGTACCCGCCCTGCGTCGTCTGAATCCCTCGCTGGCGATCACGGTTTTCGGTTCGGGCATGACGGCGGAAACCCTGTCTTTTGCCTGTGATGGACTGACGTTCGCGGGTTATGCGCCGGAGCTCCCTCGTGTTTTCGCAGCGGCGCGGCTGATGGTCGCGCCGCTGCGTTTTGGTGCGGGCATCAAGGGCAAGATTCTGGAAAGCTGGGCGCATGGCGTCCCGGTTCTGATGACGCCAATGGCGGCGGAAGGTCTGCCGCTTCTGGCTGCTCAGCGTTCCTGTGTAGCGC
The Acetobacter aceti genome window above contains:
- a CDS encoding glycosyltransferase is translated as MTGPLYRAFLDRADRYVIEGWARDETDPFTPVPLAVFRDGVQVAELAAESWREDLVEPGHSDGYCAFRHVWVPPLPENDFSRIEVRLPNGEQISGSPVFVPAPTDEQTVLGMRGAIDILDHERVAGWIRDEDRPERAVGVTVLLDGQEVAFLKANSFRRDLRDLGLGSGRYGFEFLFTFPPDPLTAHTVEIHPDTGSPFPEGAKILPAAEGFFDQAMMNLAHREIGGLRDVEKIRTAADFLASCLETLRRKDAEGTLGLGSRREIRRLRRQEANRTVTVQRQVLVIDDQTPDARRDAASVALLSHMKAMQAAGLKVFFTPGLIPGCREDVLALLEEQGITVLRPPLWESVEAILRQAGEAFELIYLHRLGNASAYLELARRLCPMARIIWSVADIDSLRLRRQAQVEQRPELTLLAAQSEARERMITWRANVVITHSDEETARIREGVPSCAAVTVRWAVPVGKTMYRPAKRDRIVFLGHFGHAPNRDAVRWLATEIVPALRRLNPSLAITVFGSGMTAETLSFACDGLTFAGYAPELPRVFAAARLMVAPLRFGAGIKGKILESWAHGVPVLMTPMAAEGLPLLAAQRSCVAPAETAAFVAALAALWGDEDRLKEQSALGRKLLRASFAEKSVEAEMAQALSAAFAGKGMKSGSL